Proteins co-encoded in one Spirosoma endbachense genomic window:
- a CDS encoding alkaline phosphatase family protein encodes MRLTLCLLVLLFSSPVIAQPAQNIVLVTLDGVRWQEIFNGADSTLLFDPVYSRDTASARKQFWAVAPTERRKRLTPFLWNTIGQQGQVYGNRQLGNRMNVSNPHWFSYPGYNEILSGYADDRIKSNDKIDNPNETVLEFLNKQPGLAGKVAVFSSWDVIEAAVNEKRTGIYASSANEPMQPRSATDSLLSDMTTLYPRQFGDGVRADFLTYFSARQYVKQNQPRVFFLSFDETDDLAHAGQYLDHLRMVQSIDGYLADLWKLLQGMPQYAGKTAMLLTTDHGRGHTPKARWKDHGTKTADSYQIWMAAIGAGVASTGEQKNGPVLFQNQIAATLAQLLGMEFKSDHPVGKPLESIGSKSR; translated from the coding sequence ATGCGACTTACTCTTTGTTTACTTGTCTTGCTGTTCAGCAGCCCGGTAATTGCCCAGCCCGCTCAGAATATAGTGCTGGTTACCCTTGACGGTGTTCGCTGGCAGGAAATTTTTAATGGAGCCGATTCAACATTGTTGTTTGATCCGGTATACAGTCGCGATACGGCCAGTGCCCGTAAGCAATTCTGGGCCGTTGCACCCACCGAGCGCCGGAAACGCCTTACGCCTTTTCTCTGGAATACCATCGGTCAGCAAGGGCAGGTGTATGGCAATCGGCAGTTGGGGAACCGTATGAATGTGTCGAATCCACACTGGTTCAGTTATCCGGGCTACAACGAAATTCTTAGTGGATATGCCGATGACCGGATCAAATCGAACGACAAAATCGACAACCCGAACGAAACGGTTCTGGAGTTTCTGAATAAACAGCCGGGTCTAGCGGGAAAAGTGGCCGTGTTTTCATCGTGGGACGTTATTGAAGCGGCCGTTAATGAGAAACGAACGGGCATTTACGCCAGTTCGGCAAACGAGCCGATGCAACCTCGTTCGGCAACGGATTCGTTGCTGAGTGACATGACAACGCTGTATCCCCGCCAGTTTGGAGATGGCGTGCGTGCCGATTTTCTGACTTATTTTTCAGCCCGGCAGTATGTCAAACAAAACCAGCCCAGGGTGTTTTTTTTATCGTTCGACGAAACCGACGATCTGGCCCATGCCGGACAATACCTCGATCATCTGCGCATGGTTCAGTCGATCGATGGGTATCTGGCTGATTTGTGGAAACTACTGCAAGGGATGCCGCAATATGCCGGAAAAACGGCAATGTTACTGACGACTGATCACGGACGGGGGCATACACCCAAAGCCCGCTGGAAAGATCACGGTACCAAAACTGCCGATTCATATCAGATCTGGATGGCTGCAATAGGTGCTGGCGTTGCATCGACAGGGGAGCAGAAAAACGGTCCTGTTCTGTTTCAGAATCAGATCGCTGCCACATTGGCTCAACTGCTGGGCATGGAGTTTAAAAGTGATCATCCGGTCGGCAAACCGCTTGAGAGCATTGGCAGTAAAAGTCGGTGA
- a CDS encoding DUF5690 family protein, whose protein sequence is MRFLRNPTAFVLFGATAAFCSYACMYAFRRGITAVTFEGMFFAGVSYKIWLVTAQVFGYAVSKGIGVKVVSEMSPGRRAINILFFVLVALLALLGFALVPAPWNIIFLFLNGLPLGMVYGTMIGFLEGRRQTDALVAGLTASFIFASGFVKTVALTIKADWGVTEFWLPFVTGMLFVLPMLVSIYALTLLPPPTDEDRALRTERKPMDAAERRAFVRNFRPGLILLIASYVLLSAFRDFRDNFGPEILKDAGVNNPGIFAKTETLVAVGILIVMALLQRVTDNFRAFALLNCLMLAGGAMVGLSTYAYSTGVLSPGNWFLLTGLGLYMAYVPCNGLYFERLIATFRYVSTVGFIVTLADWYGYLGSVCVLLYKNFGHASISYREFFIYGAYIMAALYVVLVIGSFIYFKGRFQKEEKLVTISGV, encoded by the coding sequence ATGCGTTTTCTCCGAAATCCTACTGCCTTTGTTCTTTTTGGGGCAACCGCTGCCTTCTGTTCCTACGCCTGCATGTATGCTTTCCGAAGGGGCATAACGGCAGTTACCTTTGAGGGTATGTTTTTTGCCGGAGTCAGCTATAAAATATGGCTCGTTACGGCGCAGGTTTTCGGTTATGCCGTATCGAAAGGAATTGGCGTGAAGGTAGTTTCTGAAATGTCGCCGGGGCGTCGGGCCATCAATATTCTCTTTTTTGTCTTGGTGGCCTTACTGGCTCTACTTGGTTTTGCGCTGGTTCCGGCTCCCTGGAATATTATTTTCCTCTTTCTCAATGGCTTACCACTGGGCATGGTATATGGCACCATGATTGGTTTTCTGGAAGGGCGTCGGCAGACCGACGCGCTGGTGGCTGGCCTGACCGCTTCCTTTATTTTCGCATCAGGATTCGTGAAAACGGTCGCCCTGACGATCAAGGCCGATTGGGGCGTAACCGAATTCTGGTTGCCGTTCGTAACAGGCATGCTCTTTGTTTTGCCCATGCTGGTTTCCATTTATGCGCTCACCTTGCTACCCCCACCCACCGACGAAGACCGTGCGTTGCGTACGGAACGAAAACCGATGGATGCGGCCGAACGCAGGGCGTTTGTGCGGAACTTCAGACCGGGATTGATCCTGCTGATTGCATCGTACGTATTGCTGTCGGCCTTCCGCGACTTCCGTGATAATTTTGGTCCAGAGATTCTGAAAGATGCCGGGGTGAACAATCCGGGTATTTTTGCCAAAACCGAAACACTGGTCGCCGTTGGTATACTCATCGTGATGGCCCTGCTTCAGCGTGTGACCGACAACTTCAGGGCGTTTGCTTTGCTAAACTGTTTGATGCTGGCCGGGGGAGCCATGGTCGGTCTGAGCACATACGCATACTCGACCGGTGTGCTGTCGCCTGGTAACTGGTTCCTTCTCACAGGGTTAGGTTTATACATGGCCTATGTGCCCTGCAATGGCCTATACTTTGAGCGGCTAATTGCCACCTTTCGGTATGTCAGCACGGTCGGATTTATCGTAACGCTGGCCGACTGGTACGGCTATCTGGGCAGCGTATGCGTGTTGCTGTATAAGAACTTTGGCCATGCCAGTATTAGTTACCGCGAGTTTTTCATCTACGGAGCCTACATCATGGCCGCTTTGTATGTTGTACTGGTGATTGGCTCATTCATTTACTTCAAAGGGCGGTTTCAGAAAGAAGAAAAATTAGTCACTATCTCCGGGGTATAA
- a CDS encoding capsule assembly Wzi family protein translates to MTRWARISTVITSVVLVWLTERTPSIAQTTTPPLQIQLETGGFASTNQVTPFWLRANQYGVVPLMTPLATFQISLSKDYKPIDTTRHRANRLDWGFAVNPIANVGNSNQFVLPEAYVKLKYGAIEFYAGRRRELIGLGDSLQSSGFIIGSGNAIPIPKVQIATLGYVPLKFLRRFLAIKAGYAHGWFADTYVRGSYLHQKYVYLRFGKPKSSLKVHIGMNHQVQWGGQADYLRGTPLALDGHLPSSFKYYGNVILANRPSDFENADYTDFDGSYRIGNHVGGHDFAVELTTQRETMLIYYQHPFDDVSGLLFQNLPDGLVGFSWRRHPGNAETRFRVSRFVAEFLSTMDQSGPTFWIPNSTFQGADNYFNHSQYWQGWSYKGRSIGTPFIAPEGELKPELTQSAGAFFPDNRVQMGYLGAEGWFTNRLHWLTRLAYSRHYGTYANPFNAGLEQISLLLSAQTSLSKSGKTQLRTSIALDQGQVYPETVGGSVSLIHKLK, encoded by the coding sequence ATGACCAGATGGGCACGAATCTCAACCGTCATCACTTCGGTGGTCCTAGTCTGGTTAACTGAACGCACTCCATCGATAGCCCAAACGACTACCCCACCCCTACAAATCCAACTCGAAACGGGTGGATTTGCCTCCACAAACCAGGTTACACCCTTTTGGTTGCGGGCCAATCAATACGGCGTTGTTCCATTAATGACGCCATTGGCTACGTTTCAGATTAGTCTGTCGAAAGACTACAAGCCCATCGATACGACCCGGCATCGTGCGAACCGATTGGATTGGGGATTTGCTGTAAATCCAATCGCCAATGTGGGGAATAGCAATCAATTTGTACTACCCGAAGCTTATGTAAAACTAAAATATGGAGCCATAGAGTTCTATGCCGGGCGTCGCCGTGAGTTGATTGGCCTCGGTGATTCGTTGCAGTCGTCGGGTTTTATCATTGGCTCCGGCAATGCCATTCCAATTCCTAAAGTGCAAATTGCCACACTGGGTTATGTACCCCTGAAATTTCTGAGACGTTTCCTTGCCATTAAAGCTGGTTACGCGCATGGGTGGTTTGCTGATACGTATGTCAGGGGTTCGTATCTGCATCAGAAATATGTTTACCTGCGATTTGGGAAGCCCAAATCATCCTTAAAGGTACATATCGGCATGAACCATCAGGTGCAGTGGGGCGGGCAGGCCGATTACCTGCGTGGCACGCCACTGGCTCTGGATGGCCATTTGCCGTCTTCGTTCAAATATTACGGTAATGTAATTCTGGCCAATCGGCCCAGTGATTTCGAAAACGCCGACTACACCGATTTCGATGGCTCATACCGCATTGGTAATCATGTCGGTGGACACGATTTTGCGGTTGAGCTAACGACCCAGCGCGAAACAATGCTGATTTATTATCAGCACCCATTTGACGATGTTTCCGGGCTTCTTTTCCAAAATCTACCCGACGGATTGGTCGGATTCAGTTGGCGACGTCATCCCGGCAATGCTGAAACACGGTTTAGAGTCAGTCGATTTGTGGCCGAATTTCTGAGTACGATGGATCAAAGCGGCCCTACATTCTGGATTCCGAACTCCACGTTTCAGGGGGCCGATAATTATTTTAATCATTCGCAATATTGGCAAGGCTGGTCGTACAAAGGGCGCTCGATCGGTACGCCGTTCATTGCTCCCGAAGGCGAATTAAAACCTGAACTTACTCAATCGGCGGGTGCCTTTTTCCCGGACAACCGGGTTCAAATGGGCTACCTGGGAGCAGAAGGATGGTTCACAAACCGACTTCATTGGTTAACCCGGCTTGCTTACAGTCGTCATTATGGCACCTATGCCAACCCGTTCAATGCGGGCCTGGAACAGATCTCGCTCTTGCTGTCAGCCCAAACTTCGCTTTCTAAATCGGGAAAGACGCAGCTACGAACCAGCATTGCACTCGATCAGGGGCAGGTTTATCCTGAAACGGTTGGCGGTTCTGTCAGTCTGATCCATAAGTTAAAATGA
- a CDS encoding TonB-dependent receptor: protein MRIRITVILFYLLSGFCNAQTLTGTIRDARTNRILPEVTVQLLQTTKGAITNKQGYFIIYNVPRGSYVMRLRSVGYQLAEEPITMGVRADVNTTIRLQPSAVQLNQQTVTSIQRAETPDFNRPEVTTVVSNRDLRQQPPRTISEALFGSTGVWIQKTDHAGGAPFIRGLTGQQTLLLVDGIRLNNAITRSGPNPYLNTIDPQSVGQVEVLRSSGSVAYGSDAIGGVVNVLTKTPQFSDQPRFQGSLFAKAMTQGMDYSGRAEVGFGTRSFAFLGGFAYRSFGDLVAGKGLGRETPTGYNQISGDVKTLFRLSNRYVATIAYQNGKLDNVPVYHQVRSEDYAYYRFNPQRRQLAYARLEGFYNRRFLGSVQLTASWQRQTEGRQSQMNGSISAIQERDQTTTTGLTLLAKANPNRFWQMQNGLEWYYDRVRSSGEAINTQTGAVTTSRGLYPDRASMNSLAAFSLHTLSFNRLMLTGGGRYNMFWIQTTEPPLGKTIIRPSALVGNLGISYAVMPVIRVVASIQSAFRVPNVNDLGARGMIDYRYEGINNTLQPERSFNKEIGLKVRTSRFSATVLAYHNQLTNFISLVRTGMDSVQGYPVYLKQNIAEGVTQGIEAEVEGEIATNWLANAGVTYTYGQNSSPNEPFRRIPPLNGRVRLTYQPQTNWWARAELLWAGAQTRLSQADLDDNRIAKGGTPAWQVINVNAGYRWEKITLSAEFQNLTNEAYRTHGSGVDGIGRSAWASLLISL from the coding sequence ATGAGAATACGTATAACTGTTATTTTATTTTATTTGCTTTCTGGATTTTGTAATGCACAGACTCTTACGGGTACGATTCGTGATGCCCGAACAAACCGAATTCTGCCGGAAGTTACTGTGCAACTTTTACAGACTACCAAAGGAGCCATAACAAATAAGCAAGGGTATTTTATTATCTATAATGTGCCAAGAGGAAGTTATGTGATGCGGCTTCGTTCGGTCGGTTATCAATTGGCCGAAGAACCGATAACGATGGGTGTCCGTGCCGATGTAAACACGACCATTCGATTACAGCCTAGTGCTGTTCAGCTTAATCAGCAGACAGTTACCAGCATTCAGCGGGCAGAAACGCCGGATTTTAACCGACCTGAGGTAACCACTGTCGTATCGAATCGGGATCTACGGCAACAACCTCCGCGGACAATTTCGGAAGCTTTGTTTGGTTCAACGGGTGTCTGGATTCAGAAAACCGATCATGCAGGAGGGGCGCCGTTTATTAGAGGATTGACCGGCCAGCAAACACTGTTACTGGTCGATGGGATACGGCTCAATAATGCCATAACCCGCTCGGGACCAAATCCGTACTTAAATACGATTGATCCGCAGAGTGTGGGGCAAGTCGAAGTTCTTCGCAGCTCCGGTTCGGTCGCCTATGGGTCAGATGCGATTGGCGGGGTGGTTAATGTATTGACCAAAACACCTCAGTTTTCCGATCAGCCCAGGTTTCAGGGGAGTTTGTTTGCCAAAGCAATGACGCAGGGCATGGACTATTCCGGTCGGGCTGAGGTAGGGTTTGGAACGCGTTCCTTTGCCTTTCTGGGTGGATTTGCCTATCGATCATTTGGCGATCTGGTTGCCGGAAAGGGTCTGGGTCGTGAAACGCCAACGGGCTACAACCAGATTTCGGGCGATGTAAAGACCCTGTTTCGGTTGTCGAATCGATACGTTGCAACGATTGCCTACCAAAATGGAAAGCTGGATAATGTGCCTGTCTATCACCAGGTTCGCTCTGAAGACTATGCCTATTATCGGTTTAACCCGCAACGAAGGCAATTAGCCTATGCCCGCCTGGAAGGATTTTATAATCGACGGTTTCTGGGATCGGTGCAATTGACTGCCTCCTGGCAACGGCAGACGGAGGGGCGACAGAGTCAGATGAACGGTAGTATTTCGGCGATACAGGAACGTGATCAGACGACAACCACTGGCCTGACACTGCTGGCCAAAGCGAACCCCAATCGATTCTGGCAAATGCAGAATGGACTAGAGTGGTACTACGATCGCGTACGAAGCAGTGGTGAAGCGATAAATACACAGACCGGAGCCGTGACCACCAGCCGTGGCTTATATCCAGATCGGGCTTCGATGAACAGCCTGGCCGCATTTTCACTCCACACGCTGTCGTTTAACCGACTGATGTTAACGGGTGGTGGGCGCTACAATATGTTCTGGATTCAAACGACTGAGCCGCCCCTGGGGAAAACCATTATTCGACCGTCTGCGCTGGTTGGAAATCTGGGAATTTCGTATGCCGTGATGCCAGTGATACGGGTCGTAGCATCGATACAGTCCGCATTTAGAGTGCCCAACGTAAATGATCTGGGGGCCCGTGGTATGATTGACTATCGTTACGAAGGGATCAATAATACCCTTCAACCGGAGCGATCGTTCAATAAAGAAATCGGGCTAAAAGTCCGGACATCGCGCTTCTCCGCAACGGTGCTGGCGTATCATAATCAATTGACCAATTTTATCAGCCTTGTTCGAACCGGGATGGATTCGGTTCAGGGGTACCCAGTCTATTTAAAGCAGAACATTGCCGAAGGAGTTACCCAGGGCATAGAGGCTGAGGTTGAAGGTGAAATCGCAACGAACTGGCTGGCTAATGCCGGAGTGACGTACACGTACGGTCAGAATAGCAGCCCAAACGAACCATTTCGACGAATTCCGCCCCTCAATGGCCGGGTTCGTCTAACCTATCAGCCACAAACCAACTGGTGGGCGAGGGCTGAACTGCTCTGGGCGGGTGCACAGACCCGACTATCGCAGGCCGATCTGGACGATAACCGCATTGCCAAAGGCGGTACGCCAGCCTGGCAGGTAATTAATGTGAACGCTGGCTATCGATGGGAAAAAATAACCCTCAGTGCTGAATTTCAGAACCTTACCAATGAAGCCTACCGGACACATGGTTCAGGCGTAGATGGTATCGGGCGCAGTGCGTGGGCATCACTTTTAATTAGTTTATGA
- a CDS encoding metallophosphoesterase family protein, whose product MNRRTLLKTASLLPIATAGTSLTTTADQPRKRSVRFAYIGDTHILPESKPMQQIAKCLHHIQNQADKPVFLMHGGDTIMDALVQDHDRVQKQWDVWHQVIKADNSLPIEHCIGNHDVWGFEKAKGEPLYGKKWAVEQMKISNRYRSFDRNGWHFIVLDSVQPKPDGSWYTAFLDAEQLDWLKQDLAKTSAKTPILVLSHVPILTSTVFTFDSEPKKDPTIITSGLMHTDSAELIKLFYQYPNVKTALSGHTHLLDRVDYNGIAYLCNGAVSGNWWKTDSFHETKAGYALIDLYDDGSVARTYVQYT is encoded by the coding sequence ATGAACCGTCGAACTCTCCTCAAAACAGCCAGTCTGCTGCCTATAGCGACAGCCGGGACTTCTCTGACTACAACGGCTGATCAGCCCAGAAAGCGTTCTGTTCGTTTTGCCTATATCGGCGATACGCACATCCTGCCGGAATCGAAGCCCATGCAGCAAATTGCCAAATGCCTGCACCATATTCAGAATCAGGCTGATAAGCCGGTCTTTCTGATGCATGGGGGCGACACGATTATGGACGCGTTGGTGCAGGATCACGATCGGGTGCAGAAACAATGGGATGTCTGGCATCAGGTCATAAAAGCCGATAACTCATTGCCTATTGAACATTGCATTGGAAATCACGATGTGTGGGGATTTGAGAAGGCGAAAGGTGAACCGCTTTATGGCAAGAAATGGGCCGTTGAGCAGATGAAGATTAGCAACCGGTATCGTTCGTTCGACCGGAACGGATGGCATTTTATTGTGCTTGATAGTGTGCAGCCCAAACCCGATGGAAGCTGGTATACGGCCTTTCTGGATGCAGAACAACTCGACTGGCTAAAACAGGATTTGGCGAAAACCAGCGCTAAAACGCCTATCTTAGTACTATCGCATGTACCAATTCTAACAAGTACGGTTTTTACATTCGACAGCGAGCCTAAAAAAGACCCGACGATTATCACTAGTGGGTTGATGCACACTGATTCCGCGGAATTAATAAAGCTTTTTTACCAGTATCCGAATGTAAAAACTGCACTGAGCGGCCACACTCATTTGCTCGATCGGGTCGATTACAATGGTATCGCTTATCTGTGCAACGGAGCCGTGAGCGGTAACTGGTGGAAGACCGATTCATTCCATGAAACCAAAGCCGGTTATGCGCTGATCGATTTGTATGACGATGGAAGTGTAGCGCGAACATACGTTCAATATACTTGA
- a CDS encoding phosphatase domain-containing protein — protein MKHVLIVAGLSGSGKTTFARRFCSENSNWLRVNRDDLRRGLLPVSLGDYWATWPDLEKNRIELLVNELQKTAILEGLARGWHVLIDNTNLKLSYLNAYRRLISGRFPEVEIRYALIETPIEECIRRDQNRSDSVGEAVIRRQAEQLAALKKNVNFQREVLTRRPVANRIQEGHTTNSLLPRCVLVDIDGTVAQRGDRSPFDWHRVGVDTPKWPIIRLVQALRSSGHVIIFISGRDAVCRSETITWLNQYFGWLESDYELFMRPENDRKKDSVIKYELFEQHIAGRYSVDLVIDDRQQVVDMWRRTLGLTCIQVDYGDF, from the coding sequence ATGAAACACGTTCTGATAGTGGCTGGCCTGAGCGGTAGTGGTAAAACTACGTTTGCCCGGCGATTCTGCTCCGAAAATTCGAATTGGTTACGCGTTAACCGCGACGATCTGCGACGTGGATTACTACCTGTATCATTGGGCGATTACTGGGCAACCTGGCCAGATCTGGAGAAAAATCGCATCGAATTACTCGTCAATGAGCTACAGAAAACGGCTATTCTGGAAGGGCTGGCACGAGGCTGGCATGTATTGATCGACAACACGAACCTGAAACTGAGCTACCTGAATGCGTACCGACGATTGATCAGTGGTCGTTTTCCTGAGGTCGAAATTCGGTATGCATTGATTGAGACGCCAATCGAAGAGTGCATTCGGCGTGATCAGAATCGGTCAGATTCGGTAGGGGAGGCCGTCATTCGCCGGCAGGCCGAACAGCTCGCAGCGCTCAAAAAAAACGTCAACTTTCAAAGGGAAGTGCTGACCCGAAGGCCGGTAGCTAACCGGATTCAGGAGGGTCATACTACCAACTCATTGCTGCCGCGCTGTGTGCTGGTCGATATAGATGGCACCGTGGCCCAACGGGGAGATCGATCACCTTTCGACTGGCATCGCGTTGGGGTTGATACGCCCAAGTGGCCCATCATCAGGTTGGTTCAGGCCCTGCGGTCGTCAGGTCATGTCATTATATTCATTTCCGGTCGTGACGCTGTCTGTCGATCAGAAACAATAACCTGGCTAAACCAATATTTTGGTTGGTTAGAGTCTGATTATGAGCTATTTATGCGACCAGAAAACGATCGAAAAAAAGACTCTGTGATTAAGTATGAGCTATTCGAACAGCACATTGCCGGACGGTATTCTGTTGATCTGGTTATAGATGACCGCCAGCAGGTTGTCGATATGTGGCGTCGAACACTGGGCCTGACGTGTATACAGGTTGATTACGGCGATTTTTAG
- a CDS encoding SusD/RagB family nutrient-binding outer membrane lipoprotein, translated as MKLHNHILFPLFILGLTLTSCEKPFGELEQDPNRPTSAPASLVFSGILNDMYNSNSSPTGYHGVTNGGWGDQQRWNQFYASNYNYYATNDYAWTSTDLYYTTLKNVVKMEQEAKKAGLPDVNAYSALGKFFRAFFFENMTKRVGDIPVTEALLGEANQTPKYNTQKDTYVQILKWLDDANADLTALIAKSDNNLTGDIYLSNSLSKWQKVVNTYKLRVLVSLSKKDADTDLNVKARFADIVNNPTKYPVMSSMDDNLQFVYNGQFNKYPRNPDNFGQNATRENMAATYLGTLTTLKDPRTFIVAEPATAKVAAGVKPTDFAAFIGASSGEDLAVMSTNANQGLYSFQNRKHYYSTYTAEPYVIIGYPELQFTIAEGINRGWATGSAEDYYKKGIQASWGFYGLKDGSNDVFFSADGGYKVFNTYQVMVSFADYYAQPAVKYAGNTTAGLTQVLTQKYLAFFQQGGLEAFYNQRRTGVPTFMVGPGTGNSTRIPLRWQYPSTERSYNSANNSAAITSQFGGNDDINAAMWILK; from the coding sequence ATGAAACTTCATAACCATATTCTTTTCCCGCTTTTCATCCTTGGTCTGACACTGACCAGTTGCGAAAAGCCCTTTGGTGAACTCGAACAGGACCCAAACCGGCCGACAAGCGCACCGGCTTCGCTGGTTTTCAGTGGCATTCTGAACGATATGTACAACAGCAACAGTAGCCCAACGGGTTATCATGGTGTGACCAATGGCGGGTGGGGCGACCAGCAACGCTGGAACCAGTTTTACGCGAGTAACTATAATTACTATGCCACCAACGATTATGCCTGGACATCGACGGATCTCTACTATACGACGTTGAAAAACGTTGTGAAAATGGAGCAGGAAGCTAAAAAAGCAGGCCTACCCGATGTCAATGCCTATTCGGCACTGGGCAAGTTCTTCCGAGCGTTCTTTTTCGAGAACATGACCAAGCGGGTGGGTGACATCCCGGTGACGGAAGCGCTGCTGGGAGAAGCGAACCAAACGCCCAAATACAACACGCAGAAGGACACCTATGTGCAGATTCTGAAATGGCTCGACGATGCAAATGCCGACCTGACAGCATTGATCGCGAAAAGCGACAATAACCTGACGGGAGATATTTACCTGTCCAATAGCCTCAGCAAGTGGCAGAAGGTGGTCAATACCTATAAGTTGCGAGTGCTGGTTAGCCTGAGCAAGAAAGATGCGGATACCGACCTGAACGTAAAGGCGCGGTTTGCGGATATCGTCAATAACCCCACCAAATATCCGGTGATGAGTTCGATGGACGATAACCTGCAATTTGTTTATAATGGTCAGTTTAACAAATATCCCCGTAACCCGGATAATTTTGGCCAGAACGCTACTCGTGAGAATATGGCTGCTACATATCTGGGTACGCTGACAACGCTGAAAGATCCCCGCACATTTATTGTCGCTGAACCCGCCACGGCTAAGGTTGCGGCAGGTGTCAAACCAACCGATTTTGCGGCTTTTATCGGTGCATCATCGGGCGAAGATCTGGCCGTTATGTCAACGAACGCCAATCAGGGTCTTTACTCGTTCCAGAACCGGAAACATTATTATAGCACCTACACGGCTGAACCATATGTCATTATCGGCTATCCTGAGCTTCAGTTTACCATTGCCGAAGGCATCAATCGGGGCTGGGCTACAGGAAGTGCCGAAGATTATTACAAAAAAGGCATTCAGGCATCGTGGGGTTTTTATGGGTTAAAAGATGGCAGTAACGATGTATTTTTCTCGGCCGATGGGGGCTATAAAGTGTTCAACACCTATCAGGTTATGGTTAGTTTTGCCGATTATTACGCTCAGCCAGCCGTAAAATATGCCGGTAATACAACCGCTGGTCTAACGCAGGTACTGACGCAGAAATACCTGGCGTTCTTCCAGCAGGGCGGTCTCGAAGCGTTCTATAACCAGCGCCGAACAGGGGTACCCACATTCATGGTTGGACCCGGTACCGGAAATAGCACCCGAATCCCATTGCGCTGGCAGTATCCGTCTACGGAGCGATCGTATAATTCGGCCAATAATTCTGCGGCCATTACGAGTCAGTTCGGCGGTAATGATGATATAAATGCAGCCATGTGGATTTTAAAATAA
- a CDS encoding HD domain-containing protein: protein MQVITNLFAQSGNDAYFGEPVTQLEHALQCAQLAELAGADTDTVKAALLHDIGHLLPVESAEGYMDGYGTIDHERLGADYLRQLGYSEKVAQLIENHVNAKRYLVFKNPKYFARLSEASLKTLEFQGGPMSEEEAAAFETNPYFKGILQLRSWDEQAKIPGLPTPGIDYYLAM from the coding sequence ATGCAGGTAATAACTAACCTCTTCGCCCAAAGCGGTAATGATGCCTACTTTGGAGAACCTGTAACGCAGCTCGAACACGCGTTGCAATGTGCCCAGCTGGCAGAACTGGCCGGAGCCGACACCGACACGGTAAAAGCCGCCCTGCTGCATGATATTGGTCATCTGTTGCCGGTCGAATCGGCTGAAGGGTACATGGATGGTTATGGAACGATTGACCATGAGCGGCTTGGTGCCGACTATCTGAGGCAGCTTGGCTATTCGGAGAAAGTAGCTCAATTGATTGAAAACCACGTAAATGCCAAGCGATATCTGGTCTTCAAAAATCCGAAATACTTCGCCCGACTGTCAGAAGCCAGTCTGAAAACGCTGGAATTTCAAGGTGGGCCGATGTCGGAAGAGGAAGCGGCTGCTTTTGAGACCAACCCGTATTTCAAAGGTATTCTACAGCTTCGATCCTGGGACGAACAGGCTAAAATTCCCGGTTTGCCCACACCGGGAATTGACTATTACCTGGCTATGTAG